A stretch of the Nakaseomyces glabratus chromosome L, complete sequence genome encodes the following:
- the MND1 gene encoding Mnd1p (CAGL0L06050g~Ortholog(s) have double-stranded DNA binding activity, role in reciprocal meiotic recombination and condensed nuclear chromosome localization) — translation MAPKRQVITIEQKKASILKFFQDDFAFYSMKDLEKLIPKKCAGVSPVIVKELVTAMIEEDGVISCEKCGQINVYWCFKNQVVNKIYNAAEHLKADKLKIQGEIYSTNDILNITIATTRQEEFEVDGENFNRNRLLESKRLLEKAIIQKQRKLEDLEDIRWDSHKIIDKKREINSLISMIDIATDNMELLVVYLSKRSCLESSQIRQELSIPSEFQQYEMIAL, via the exons ATG GCTCCTAAGAGGCAAGTTATTACAATTGAGCAGAAAAAAGCTTCCATCCTCAAATTCTTCCAGGATGATTTCGCATTCTATAGCATGAAAGATTTGGAGAAACTGATACCAAAGAAGTGTGCTGGCGTATCTCCAGTAATTGTTAAAGAGCTAGTTACTGCAAtgattgaagaagatggtgTTATTTCCTGTGAAAAATGCGGCCAAATTAACGTGTACTGGTGCTTTAAAAATCAAGTTGTTAACAAGATTTATAATGCCGCTGAACATCTCAAAGCagataaattaaaaattcaGGGGGAGATCTATTCAACGAATGATATCTTAAATATTACTATTGCTACTACAAGACAGGAAGAATTTGAAGTGGATGGAGAAAACTTTAACAGAAACAGACTCCTAGAATCGAAAAGATTATTAGAAAAAGCGataatacaaaaacaaagaaagttAGAGGATTTGGAGGATATAAGATGGGATTCACATAAAatcattgataaaaaaaggGAGATAAATAGTCTCATCTCAATGATTGATATAGCAACAGATAATATGGAACTCCTCGTTGTGTATTTATCCAAAAGAAGTTGTTTAGAGTCTTCTCAGATAAGACAGGAGCTTTCCATCCCCAGTGAGTTTCAACAGTATGAAATGATAGCATTGTAA
- a CDS encoding C2H2-type zinc finger protein (CAGL0L06072g~Has domain(s) with predicted nucleic acid binding activity), translating to MSTELDLQMMLFDQFLNSSEATLAIQDTSITSGDEYEQAKDSFSSPPLFASDMLDMSSLNMDLSSTDTTATNTTVTTPSQDNILFNEKFLEFNFTQFDFSNNSNYKKNSSLQNATPSPLHINEEVSSQIQNADPIDLNNLLNLNPDMFVPSPTSGSMNASPLSTNNNSNNYASSAATPISSLSKKRSKSLTATQNNRGSIPKIRGRKPSLLFDDAKIFKCDMCERRFKRQEHLKRHVSSLHMGERPYSCDICLKSFSRSDNLNQHKRTHNNPHPNKRRTSSSATAPEKTTPAHSNEDDLK from the coding sequence atgTCTACAGAATTAGATTTGCAAATGATGctatttgatcaatttctaAACAGTTCAGAAGCCACATTGGCCATTCAAGACACGAGTATTACGTCAGGGGATGAATACGAACAAGCGAAGGACTCATTTTCCTCACCTCCACTATTTGCATCAGACATGCTGGATATGTCGTCGCTAAATATGGACTTGTCCTCGACCGACACTACCGCTACAAACACAACTGTCACGACCCCAAGTCAAGACAATATACTATTTAATGAAAAGTTTCTGGAGTTCAATTTCACACAATTTGACTTCAGCAACAATAGCAACTATAAAAAGAACAGCTCCCTACAAAATGCAACACCTTCACCACTACATATAAATGAAGAGGTGAGCAGCCAAATTCAGAATGCTGATCCTATCGATCTGAATAATCTATTAAATTTGAACCCAGACATGTTTGTGCCTTCACCAACCTCGGGCTCGATGAACGCTTCACCTCTTTCCActaacaacaacagcaacaactATGCGTCGAGTGCTGCCACACCGATCTCTAGCTTATCTAAGAAGAGATCAAAATCGCTAACGGCTACACAAAACAATAGAGGCTCCATTCCTAAAATTAGAGGTAGGAAGCCATCTCTGCTTTTTGATGACGCCAAAATCTTCAAGTGTGATATGTGCGAAAGACGATTTAAGAGACAAGAACACTTAAAGAGACATGTAAGCTCTTTACACATGGGGGAGCGCCCATACTCATGTGACATCTGTTTGAAGTCTTTCAGCAGAAGTGACAACCTTAATCAACACAAAAGAACACACAACAACCCACACCCAAATAAAAGACGTACTTCCTCTTCTGCAACAGCACCTGAGAAAACTACACCAGCTCACTCTAATGAAGATGACTTAAAATAG